A portion of the Cryptomeria japonica chromosome 5, Sugi_1.0, whole genome shotgun sequence genome contains these proteins:
- the LOC131044350 gene encoding elongation of fatty acids protein 3-like, which produces MYSFSKFLGDIRYWTANHPAITHFRWSSTTTWGASWQFLVTGMVSYLLLVAILVFIMKKKSNPLHLGPIPVIHNMIILSLSALMVVGCWEAAGVEMEQTRWLWGRGSYERKKWIFCFPIGTQPIGRLFFWSYVFYLSKFYEFVDTIILVLKKRPLTFLHVYHHAVVVVMCFLWLEYSQSLQIIALITNASVHTLMYTYYLLCSIGYPPPWKKLVTNCQIVQFLFSFLVSIVLLWLHFTGNGCAGMGAWVFNALFNGSLLVLFFNFHRKQYRQMRMKSGVARKRE; this is translated from the coding sequence ATgtattcattttcaaaatttttaggggaCATAAGATACTGGACCGCAAATCACCCTGCAATCACTCACTTTAGATGGAGCAGCACTACTACATGGGGTGCTTCATGGCAATTTTTGGTTACTGGAATGGTAAGCTATCTGCTTCTCGTTGCAATTTTGGTGTTTATTATGAAAAAAAAGTCAAACCCACTTCATCTTGGACCCATTCCTGTAATTCACAACATGATTATATTATCTTTATCAGCCCTCATGGTAGTGGGATGCTGGGAAGCCGCTGGGGTAGAGATGGAACAAACACGGTGGTTATGGGGAAGAGGGTCATATGAGAGAAAAAAATGGATATTTTGTTTTCCAATAGGCACTCAACCTATAGGAAGATTATTTTTTTGGTCATATGTATTTtatcttagcaaattttatgaaTTTGTAGACACCATTATCCTTGTTTTGAAGAAGAGGCCCTTGACTTTTCTGCATGTTTATCACCATGCTGTGGTGGTGGTGATGTGTTTCTTGTGGTTGGAGTATTCACAGTCTCTGCAGATTATTGCACTCATCACAAATGCATCAGTTCATACTTTGATGTATACGTACTATTTGTTGTGTAGTATTGGGTACCCTCCTCCATGGAAGAAACTTGTAACAAATTGCCAGATTGTACAGTTCTTGTTCAGTTTTTTGGTTTCTATTGTGCTTCTCTGGCTGCATTTCACAGGGAATGGGTGTGCTGGCATGGGTGCCTGGGTTTTTAATGCACTATTCAATGGATCTCTCTTGGTTCTGTTCTTCAACTTCCATAGGAAACAGTATAGGCAAATGAGAATGAAGTCAGGAGTAGCAAGGAAGCGGGAGTGA